A single region of the Gorilla gorilla gorilla isolate KB3781 chromosome 1, NHGRI_mGorGor1-v2.1_pri, whole genome shotgun sequence genome encodes:
- the UBQLN4 gene encoding ubiquilin-4, whose translation MAEPSGAETRPPIRVTVKTPKDKEEIVICDRASVKEFKEEISRRFKAQQDQLVLIFAGKILKDGDTLNQHGIKDGLTVHLVIKTPQKAQDPAAATASSPSTPDPASAPSTTPASPATPAQPSTSGSASSDAGSGSRRSSGGGPSPGAGEGSPSATASILSGFGGILGLGSLGLGSANFMELQQQMQRQLMSNPEMLSQIMENPLVQDMMSNPDLMRHMIMANPQMQQLMERNPEISHMLNNPELMRQTMELARNPAMMQEMMRNQDRALSNLESIPGGYNALRRMYTDIQEPMFSAAREQFGNNPFSSLAGNSDSSSSQPLRTENREPLPNPWSPSPPTSQAPGSGGEGTGGSGTSQVHPTVSNPFGINAASLGSGMFNSPEMQALLQQISENPQLMQNVISAPYMRSMMQTLAQNPDFAAQMMVNVPLFAGNPQLQEQLRLQLPVFLQQMQNPESLSILTNPRAMQALLQIQQGLQTLQTEAPGLVPSLGSFGMSRTPAPSAGSNAGSTPEAPTSSPATPATSSPTGASSAQQQLMQQMIQLLAGSGNSQVQTPEVRFQQQLEQLNSMGFINREANLQALIATGGDINAAIERLLGSQLS comes from the exons ATGGCGGAGCCGAGCGGGGCCGAGACGAGGCCCCCCATTCGGGTCACCGTCAAGACCCCCAAGGACAAGGAGGAAATTGTGATCTGCGATCGAGCCTCGGTCAAGGAG TTCAAAGAGGAAATCTCCCGGAGGTTTAAGGCTCAGCAGGATCAGCTGGTCCTGATCTTCGCAGGCAAGATCCTCAAGGATGGGGACACACTGAACCAGCACGGAATCAAGGACGGGCTCACTGTCCATCTGGTCATCAAGACCCCTCAGAA GGCTCAAGATCCAGCTGCTGCCACTGCTTCTTCCCCCTCCACACCTGACCCTGCCTCAgcaccctccaccacgcctgCTTCACCCGCCACCCCTGCCCAGCCCTCCACCTCTGGCAGTGCCTCTTCGGATGCTGGCAGTGGAAGCCGGAGGAGCAGTGGTGGGGGGCCCtctccaggggctggggagggatccCCCAGTGCTACTGCGTCCATACTCT CTGGCTTTGGGGGCATCCTGGGGCTGGGCAGCCTGGGCCTGGGCTCTGCCAACTTCATGGAGCTGCAGCAGCAGATGCAGAGGCAGCTGATGTCCAATCCTGAGATGCTGTCGCAGATCATGGAGAACCCCCTGGTCCAGGATATGATGTCTAACCCTGACCTGATGCGTCACATGATTATGGCCAACCCCCAGATGCAGCAGTTGATGGAGCGGAACCCTGAGATCAGCCACATGCTCAATAACCCTGAACTCATGAGGCAG ACAATGGAGCTTGCTCGGAATCCAGCCATGATGCAAGAGATGATGCGGAACCAGGACCGGGCCCTGAGCAACCTTGAGAGCATCCCTGGAGGGTATAATGCCCTCCGCCGCATGTACACGGACATCCAGGAGCCCATGTTCAGTGCTGCCCGGGAACAG ttTGGCAACAATCCCTTCTCTTCCCTGGCCGGGAACTCCGACAGCTCATCCTCCCAGCCTCTGCGGACTGAGAATCGAGAGCCCCTCCCTAACCCCTGGAGCCCctcgccccccacctcccaggccccCGGGTCCGGTGGGGAGGGCACCGGAGGATCGGGGACCAGCCAGGTGCACCCGACAGTCTCGAACCCCTTTGGGATCAATGCGGCTAGCCTGGGGTCAG GGATGTTCAATAGCCCAGAAATGCAAGCCCTCCTCCAGCAGATCTCTGAGAACCCCCAGCTGATGCAGAATGTGATCTCAGCACCCTACATGCGCAGCATGATGCAGACGCTTGCCCAGAACCCCGACTTTGCTGCTCAG ATGATGGTGAATGTGCCGCTCTTCGCGGGGAACCCCCAACTGCAGGAGCAGCTCCGCCTGCAGCTCCCAGTCTTCCTGCAGCAG ATGCAGAACCCAGAGTCACTCTCCATCCTTACCAATCCCCGAGCCATGCAGGCATTGCTGCAGATCCAGCAGGGACTACAGACCTTGCAGACCGAGGCCCCTGGGCTGGTACCCAG CCTTGGCTCCTTTGGGATGTCCCGGACCCCAGCACCCTCAGCAGGCAGCAACGCAGGGTCTACGCCCGAGGCCCCCACTTCCTCACCAGCCACGCCAGCCACATCTTCTCCAACAGGGGCTTCCAGCGCCCAGCAGCAACTCATGCAGCAGATGATCCAGCTTTTGGCTGGAAGTGGAAACTCACAG GTGCAGACGCCAGAAGTGAGATTTCAGCAGCAGCTGGAGCAGCTCAACTCCATGGGCTTCATCAATCGTGAGGCCAACCTGCAGGCCCTGATTGCCACAGGAGGGGACATCAACGCAGCTATCGAGAGACTGCTGGGCTCCCAGCTCTCCTAA